TCTTGCCGCCCTTGTGCAACGGACGGACGTGGCGGTTCTATGGCGGTCTAGCCTCACAGTCGGCTGACGTCACCCATCTGCAACTGACAGGTGGCCTTTGCGCGCTCAACCAGGCGGGGCGGCCACGGCCATGTTGTCGATCAGTCGCGTGCGGCCCAGCCAGGCGGCGGCCAGGATACGGCCGGGTCCGTCGACGACACCATCAGAAAACACCGACAGGTCCTCGGCGCGGCGCACCGCGACGTAATCGACGCGCTCAAAGCCAGCCTTCAGCAAAGCGGAATAGGCGTCACGCTCGACGGCGGGCAGCGGGCGGCGGGAAGAGGCCTGGACGGCCGCTTCGGCCAGGACGCCGTTCAAGCGACGCGCAACCTCAAGCTCGTCCTGGCTGAGGTAGGCGTTACGGGATGACAGGGCCAGGCCGTGACCGTCCCGTGCCGTAGCGGCACCGACGATCCGGGTTGGAATGTCCAGGTCGCGGGTCATCTGTTGGATGACCATCAGTTGCTGATAGTCCTTCTCTCCGAACACGGCGACGTCGGCGCGGGCCTGGTTCAGCAGCTTGGCGACGACTACGGCCACCCCTGCGAAGAAGTGCGGACGAAAGTCGGTTTCCAGGCCCTGTGACGGACCGCCCACGGTGACGCCGGTGGCGAAGCCTTGCGGATACATCTCCTCGACCGACGGAGCGAACATCAGGGCGCAGCCGGCGGACGCGAGCAGTTGGGCATCCCTTTCCTCCTGCCGAGGATAGGTGCCCAGGTCTTCGTGGGCCGCGAACTGGGTCGGGTTGACGAACACGCTGGCGACGACCCGGTCCGCCAGAGCCCCGGCCTCCCGCACCAGACCCAGATGCCCTTCGTGAAGCGCCCCCATCGTCGGCACAAAGCCAACGCTGAAGCCCTGACGACGCCAATCGGCGACGACGGCGCGCAGTTCCGCCACGGTCCGGACGAGGGGCAGGGCGGGGGCAGCATCGGTCATGGTTTGCGTATTAACCCTGAGATTTAAGTGTGTTCGTGAACCGGGTGTGAAGCGGGCGTGTTTAGGGTCGTGCTTATGACGCCGCCCCCTGTGATCCGTCCAGTGCTGGTCTCCGCCCTCGGGCTGGTCGTGAGTGCCTGTGGGATGGTCGAGAGCGACCCGCAGCGTTTCGAGGCTCTGGCCGAGAGCATCGCGGCCATCCCCGTCAGCCTGGAGCGCCCAGGCCAGGAGGCGACCGCCCCGGTCAGAACGGCCCGCGACCTCGGCTTGCGGCCCGCCACCCCGGCGCCGCTGAAGGTCGAGGTCTATGACCCCCATCAGCTGTGGGATGTCCGCGAGGCGATGGAGCGCGGAACCCAGGCCGCGGCTCCCCAGATCGCAGCCGCTGCCGCACCCGTGGTCGCGGACGCCGTGGTCAGAGAAGTCTCCCACCGGATCGCGCCGCAACGTTCGGCCCAGGCCGCCGGACTGCGCCCGGCCATGCCCCCCCGCGAAGCCAGCCGTCCCCTGGTCCAGCTGGGTGCATTCTCAAGCGAAGAAACAGCCCGAAACGCCTGGAATCGCATGAAATCTGGCGAGGCAGCCTGGGCTCTTTCTGGCCTGACGCCGGTCTTCGAGGCGGTTGAGGTCAACGGCCGTCGGCTGGTCCGGTTGAAGGTCGCCACGCCGGCCGCCGGTGCTGCCGCTGTGTGCGCCGCAGCACGGATCGATGATCCCTGGTGCCATCGCGCCACCTGACCGTTGACCTGAACCGGTCACGGCCCGATTTTGAGGTCATCGGATCGGGCGAAGGGTGAGTCGCCGGTCGTCGTCAGGATTCCAAGCGATATGAGCCAGCCTCACGTCATCGTGGTGGGCAATGAAAAGGGCGGGGCGGGCAAGTCCACCCTGGCCATCCACATCGCCACCGCCTTGTTGCACGCCGGACGTCGGGTCGGGGTCATCGACCTCGATCTGCGCCAGCGGTCCATGGCCCGGTTCTTCGCCAATCGTCAGGCGTGGACCGCCGCCAACGGACACGCGTTGCCTTGCCCGTTCGAGGCGGACCTGGGCGATGGCCGTGTGCTGGCAAAGGCGGATGGTGACACCCAAATTTCGCGTTTCGAGACGGTCTTTGGCCAAACGGCCACCGAAGCAGACGTCATCATCATCGACACGCCGGGTGGCGACACCACGATTTCGCGTGTGGCCCATACCAGGGCCGACCTGATCGTGACCCCGTTGAACGACAGTTTCGTCGACTTCGACATGCTGGGCACCATCGATCCGGTGACGCTGGAGGTGCTGAAACCCTCACTCTATTCCGAAAGTGTCTGGGAGGCGCGCAAGGGCCGCGCCGTCCAGCGTGGCGGGTCGATCGACTGGGTCGTGCTGACCAACCGTCTGGCCGTGGCCGAGGCCCGCAACCGCCGACGGCTGGACGAGCGTTTGGAGAAACTGGCCAAGCGGGTCGGCTTTCGCATCGGCCCTGGCCTGCGGGACCGGGTCATCTATCGCGAGCTTTTCCCGTTTGGGCTGACGGTGGCTGACCTGTCCAACGACATCCGGCCTGTGGCCGTCTCTCTGGCGCACGTCGCAGCGCGCCAGGAACTGCGAAATCTGATGCAGTCGTTGAACCTGGATGGCGCTGCGGCCCCGCTCGATACGGCGGCGTGATCAGTTGATGTCGCCGGTCGTGCCATGACGCTGATCGGCCTGGCCCTGGCGGCGCTGGCCGTCTGGGCCCTGATCCGGTTGGGCCGGTCCGGTGAGAAGCCTGGACGGGGTCACTGGCGGATCGCCGCGACCATGCTCAGCGTGGCCCTGATCGGTGGTGGAGCGATTGCGGCGAGCCGAGGCGCATGGGTATTCGCTATCGGCCTGCTAGGGGCGGGGCTGTGGCTGGCCGTCGGCTCGCGCATCCGGTCCGCGCCCCCCATGCGTTCGGGCATGAGCGAGGCCGAGGCGCGCTCAACCCTGGGGGTGGGACAGCAGGCCTCGGATCAGGACATCAATGCCGCATGGCGTCGGCTGATGACCCGCGCCCATCCGGACCAGGGCGGAACAGAAGGTCTGGCAGCACGGCTGAATGCGGCCCGTGACCGGCTGTTGAAGCGGCGGAACCGCTGACGCGCCGCACTTGACCCTGGCGGTCCGGCGTGGCCTGTGCGCCCGCTGATGAGAACTGCCGATTTCGACTTTGATCTGCCAGAGGACCGCATTGCCCTGCGGCCGGTGGAGCCGCGCGACTCTGCCCGCCTGCTGGTGGTCCAGGAGGGTGTGCTGCGTGACGCGGCCGTCCGCGACCTGCCCGGCTTCCTGCGGGCGGGTGATGCGCTTGTATTCAACGATACCCGCGTGATCCCGGCGCGACTGTCTGGTCTGCGCGAGCGCGCGAACCCCGAAGGCGGCCTGCTGACGGTCGAGGTCGAGGCGACCCTGCATCACCGCGACGCGCCGGACCGGTGGTCCGCCTTCATGAAGCCCGGCAAGCGGATCAAGCCGGGGGACACGGTCCGGTTCGGCAGCCTTACGGCGACGGTCCTGGCCAAGGGCGAGGACGGACTGGTCGACCTGGGCTTCGACCGGTCGGGGGTCGATCTGGATGCCGCGATCCGCGACGTCGGGGTGATGCCGCTGCCGCCCTATATCGCGGCCAAGCGTCCGGAGGATGAGCGGGATCTGAGTGACTATCAGACGGTGTTTGCCGCCCATGATGGCTCCGTCGCAGCACCGACGGCGGGCCTGCATTTCACGCCCGAGCTGCTCGCACGGCTGGCCGAGGCGGGCGTCAGTACCCATGCGGTGACCCTGCATGTCGGGGCCGGAACCTTCCTGCCGGTCAAGGCGGATGACACGGCGGATCACCGGATGCACAGCGAGTGGGGCGAGGTGTCGGTGGGAACGGCGGCCGCGCTGAACGCCGTGCATGCGCGGGGCGGACGTATCGTCTGCGTCGGCACCACCTCGCTGCGTCTGCTGGAATCGGCCACGGCAGAGGACGGGACCATCGGGGCCTTTCACGGCGATACGGCCATCTTCATTACGCCGGGCTACCGTTTCCGCGCCGTCGATGTGCTGATGACCAATTTCCACCTGCCGCGCTCGACCCTGTTCATGCTGGTCAGCGCCTTTGCCGGGCTGGAGACGATGAAGGCTGCCTATGCCCATGCCATCGTTGAATCCTACCGCTTCTATTCTTACGGTGACGGATCGCTGCTTTTCCGCAGCAGGTAGGGGACATCTTCCATGCACATCCTGCGGACCGCATCGTTCGGCCAGCTTTTCATCGTCACCTTCGCTGTATCGGCGAGTTTCCAGGTGGCGTTCACGCTGTTGGGCCTGGTCATGGCCGTCTTGTCGCCAGGCGTTTTCAACATGAACGGCGTTCCGGCAACATCAGCAGCGGGAGCCATTGGCGTCCTGATTTTCCTGCTCGTGTTTGGCCTTGCCATCAACGCCGCCATTTCTTCGCTGGGCGCTCTGTTGGTCCTGGCTTGGCGGCGTCTGCTGCCCCGATCCTAGTCACTGCGAGCCTGCACCACGCCAAGGTGACGTGGGTGGCGATTGGCGCTATTGCGACCGCGCCATGACATTTCCCTTCGACATCACCGCGACCGAGGGCCGTGCGCGCACGGGCGTCCTGAAGACCGCGCGCGGCGATATCCGCACGCCCGCCTTCATGCCAGTCGGGACGGCTGCGACGGTCAAGGCCATGACCGTCGATCAGGTAGCTGAGACCGGGGCCGACATCCTGCTGGGCAACACCTATCATCTGATGCTGAGGCCCGGGCCCGAGCGTATGCAGCGGCTGGGCGGACTGCATGAGTTCATGCGCTGGGACAAACCCATCCTGACCGACTCGGGTGGGTTCCAGGTCATGTCCTTGTCGGGCATTTCCAAGATGAGTGAGGAGGCGGTCACCTTCTCCAGCCATATTGACGGGTCGAAACACGTCCTCAGTCCCGAGCGGTCGATTGAGATTCAGGCCGACCGGCTGGGATCCGACATCGTCATGCAGCTGGACGAATGCGTGTCCTGGCCGGCGGAAGAAGCGCGTGCCCGCTCGGCCATGGAGCTGTCGGCGCGGTGGGGGGCACGGTCCAAGGCCGCCTTCGGCACCCGCGATACCCAGGCTCTGTTCGGCATTCAGCAGGGCTCGACCTTCGAGCATCTGCGTCGGGAATCAGCCGAGCGGCTGATCGACATCGGCTTCGACGGCTATGCCATCGGTGGACTGGCGGTGGGCGAGGGGCACCACGCCATGTGCGAGGTGCTGGATTTCGCACCGGCCATGCTGCCCGCCGACCGGCCCCGCTATCTGATGGGGGTGGGCAAGCCGATCGATCTGGTCGAGGCGGTGTGGCGCGGCGTCGATATGTTCGACTGCGTCCTGCCGACGCGGGCAGGGCGGCACGGCCAGGCCTGGACCTGGGACGGGCCGATCAATCTGAAGAACGCCCGCTTTGCCGAGGATCGCGATCCGCTGGACCCGGACGTGCCATGCCCGGCTTCGCGCGACTACTCACGCGCCTATCTGCACCATCTGGTCCGCGCGGATGAAATTCTGGGCAAGGTCTTGCTGAGCTGGCACAACATCGCCTTCTTCCAAGCCCTGACGGCGGCGATGCGGGCGGCGGTTGCCGAAGGCCGGTTCGAGGCCTTCCGGCGCGACTTTCACGCCCGCCATCGGAGCAACGGCTCGGCTAGCGCCGGGGCGTGAACCAGCGGGGCGCGGCGGGCGGGGCGCAGTTCTGGCGCATGCCCAGGCCCTTCAGATAGGCGCGGCGCAGGCGTCCAGCCTCGATCGCGGACTGCACGTGGCGGCTGTGCTGTTCGGCGCCGGACAGGCGGCGTATCCAGTCGCGGCCCGGAATGAAGTCGGTCGCCGCATCGCGAATGGCGTCCAGTGCCGCCTCGGCCGCGGCGTCGGATGCGCGCTGCGACAGATTACGACCGTCCGGCATGGGCGGTTCGTCCGTGTCCGGGCCAAGCGCTTCGTCCAGGCGGGCGATCTCGGCCGCAATGGTCGAGCAGCGGTTCAGATTGCGCGCGTCATAGGGGTTTGCCTCGGCCTGAAGAAGGACCGTGGGGATGTAGCGGCGACGCAGGTTCAGATCTTCCAGCGGAGCGGTTGCGGCGGCCCCGGCCCCTTGAGCGACCGTGCGCGCACCCTCGCCGACCGCCGCACACCCGCCCATGGTGAGCAGGCCGATCAGAATGGTCCGTCCCAACATAAAAATTTTCGCCTTTCGACAGTCCGACGGATATGAAGCGCGGCTGCGTTCGTAACTTGCGAGGCTCGGTGCGTTTCCGGCCGAGTACGGCCACCGGGAGAGACTATATGCTGGGTTTCGTGCGGTCGATCCTGCTGCGCCTGCGTTGCACGCATGATTTCCGCTACAGCCGCACCAAACCAGGCACCCTGGTGTGCAAACGCTGTCGGGCGAGGCGACGCCCCTGATAGGCGAACCATGGTTGACAAGGCCTTGATTTTGCCGCTCCGAATAAATTCAGCCAGGGGGCTGACGAGTTGGGGCCAATGCTGTCGCCGTTGAAATCGTTGATGTGTCGCCACGACTTTTTCTGGTCGGAGCGAAGCGGCTGCGACCGCTGTCGTCGATGCGGGGCGCGAAGGGACGCTGCTGCCGAGGCTGCTGTCCATGGCGACGAATTTGCGATCCCGACGGCCAACGGATCTTCTGCGACACCGGCCGCGCCAGCCTTTCAGCCTACCGTCGTCGAATGGAGTGCGCCTTTATCGACTGAGGGCTCCGTCTTCGAGCGTCCCCGAAGTGTCGTCGCGCCCCAGCCCCCGACCCTGGTTGCTCCGCCTGAGCCGCGTGATGCCTTGCTGGCCCGTCTCGACGCCCTGGCGTCAGGACAGACGCTCAATCGCAGCCAAACTCTGGATCTGGTGCTTGCGATCATCGAAGATACGCAGTCCAGCGAGCCGGTTCTGGTGGGGGTTGTGGCTGCGGACTATTTCGCCCGCCTGCACGCGGCGAAGAAGATCTAGCCGCCGGTGGT
The genomic region above belongs to Brevundimonas vitisensis and contains:
- a CDS encoding division plane positioning ATPase MipZ, with protein sequence MSQPHVIVVGNEKGGAGKSTLAIHIATALLHAGRRVGVIDLDLRQRSMARFFANRQAWTAANGHALPCPFEADLGDGRVLAKADGDTQISRFETVFGQTATEADVIIIDTPGGDTTISRVAHTRADLIVTPLNDSFVDFDMLGTIDPVTLEVLKPSLYSESVWEARKGRAVQRGGSIDWVVLTNRLAVAEARNRRRLDERLEKLAKRVGFRIGPGLRDRVIYRELFPFGLTVADLSNDIRPVAVSLAHVAARQELRNLMQSLNLDGAAAPLDTAA
- the panC gene encoding pantoate--beta-alanine ligase, with amino-acid sequence MTDAAPALPLVRTVAELRAVVADWRRQGFSVGFVPTMGALHEGHLGLVREAGALADRVVASVFVNPTQFAAHEDLGTYPRQEERDAQLLASAGCALMFAPSVEEMYPQGFATGVTVGGPSQGLETDFRPHFFAGVAVVVAKLLNQARADVAVFGEKDYQQLMVIQQMTRDLDIPTRIVGAATARDGHGLALSSRNAYLSQDELEVARRLNGVLAEAAVQASSRRPLPAVERDAYSALLKAGFERVDYVAVRRAEDLSVFSDGVVDGPGRILAAAWLGRTRLIDNMAVAAPPG
- a CDS encoding SPOR domain-containing protein gives rise to the protein MTPPPVIRPVLVSALGLVVSACGMVESDPQRFEALAESIAAIPVSLERPGQEATAPVRTARDLGLRPATPAPLKVEVYDPHQLWDVREAMERGTQAAAPQIAAAAAPVVADAVVREVSHRIAPQRSAQAAGLRPAMPPREASRPLVQLGAFSSEETARNAWNRMKSGEAAWALSGLTPVFEAVEVNGRRLVRLKVATPAAGAAAVCAAARIDDPWCHRAT
- a CDS encoding J domain-containing protein, encoding MTLIGLALAALAVWALIRLGRSGEKPGRGHWRIAATMLSVALIGGGAIAASRGAWVFAIGLLGAGLWLAVGSRIRSAPPMRSGMSEAEARSTLGVGQQASDQDINAAWRRLMTRAHPDQGGTEGLAARLNAARDRLLKRRNR
- the queA gene encoding tRNA preQ1(34) S-adenosylmethionine ribosyltransferase-isomerase QueA, translating into MRTADFDFDLPEDRIALRPVEPRDSARLLVVQEGVLRDAAVRDLPGFLRAGDALVFNDTRVIPARLSGLRERANPEGGLLTVEVEATLHHRDAPDRWSAFMKPGKRIKPGDTVRFGSLTATVLAKGEDGLVDLGFDRSGVDLDAAIRDVGVMPLPPYIAAKRPEDERDLSDYQTVFAAHDGSVAAPTAGLHFTPELLARLAEAGVSTHAVTLHVGAGTFLPVKADDTADHRMHSEWGEVSVGTAAALNAVHARGGRIVCVGTTSLRLLESATAEDGTIGAFHGDTAIFITPGYRFRAVDVLMTNFHLPRSTLFMLVSAFAGLETMKAAYAHAIVESYRFYSYGDGSLLFRSR
- the tgt gene encoding tRNA guanosine(34) transglycosylase Tgt — encoded protein: MTFPFDITATEGRARTGVLKTARGDIRTPAFMPVGTAATVKAMTVDQVAETGADILLGNTYHLMLRPGPERMQRLGGLHEFMRWDKPILTDSGGFQVMSLSGISKMSEEAVTFSSHIDGSKHVLSPERSIEIQADRLGSDIVMQLDECVSWPAEEARARSAMELSARWGARSKAAFGTRDTQALFGIQQGSTFEHLRRESAERLIDIGFDGYAIGGLAVGEGHHAMCEVLDFAPAMLPADRPRYLMGVGKPIDLVEAVWRGVDMFDCVLPTRAGRHGQAWTWDGPINLKNARFAEDRDPLDPDVPCPASRDYSRAYLHHLVRADEILGKVLLSWHNIAFFQALTAAMRAAVAEGRFEAFRRDFHARHRSNGSASAGA